A single genomic interval of Bradyrhizobium japonicum USDA 6 harbors:
- a CDS encoding DUF2147 domain-containing protein has translation MNKLTIAATALFLASTAAAHAGNSIAFQIEGQHIRIETPRNCASLNCVTIVAPGLSDKPIKLNNINLKGLGGSKDDDDTTPAPSTTTAQPAPAPVQQQPVQQAPVQATVPAAPVVAAPAAPATTVAAAPAAGYDNTTPAAPAAAPVAAPAPVAIAPAPAPAPVAAAPVQAASTPIGVWATEENKGNVRVEQCGANLCGYAVKSNERILINMKPDGAKWSGRIHDPDSGRNYDSTIAMKGPNAMRVQGCAFGGMFCGGQTWKRVS, from the coding sequence ATGAACAAGCTCACCATCGCCGCCACCGCGCTCTTCCTCGCTTCGACCGCCGCCGCGCATGCCGGCAACTCGATTGCGTTCCAGATCGAAGGCCAGCACATCCGCATCGAGACGCCGCGCAACTGCGCCTCGCTCAATTGCGTGACGATCGTCGCACCGGGCCTGTCGGACAAGCCGATCAAGCTGAACAATATCAACCTCAAGGGCCTCGGCGGCTCCAAGGACGACGACGACACCACGCCAGCTCCGTCCACGACGACCGCGCAACCCGCGCCGGCTCCGGTGCAGCAGCAGCCCGTGCAACAGGCGCCGGTGCAGGCGACCGTGCCGGCCGCGCCTGTTGTCGCCGCCCCCGCGGCTCCCGCCACGACGGTTGCGGCCGCTCCGGCCGCCGGCTACGACAACACCACGCCGGCCGCGCCCGCCGCGGCTCCCGTTGCCGCGCCTGCACCGGTCGCGATTGCTCCCGCGCCCGCTCCGGCGCCGGTTGCTGCCGCGCCCGTGCAAGCTGCCAGCACGCCGATCGGCGTCTGGGCGACCGAAGAGAACAAGGGCAATGTCCGCGTCGAACAGTGCGGCGCCAATCTCTGCGGTTACGCCGTGAAGTCCAACGAGCGCATCCTGATCAACATGAAGCCCGACGGCGCGAAGTGGAGCGGCCGCATCCACGATCCCGACTCCGGCCGCAACTACGACTCCACGATCGCGATGAAGGGCCCGAATGCGATGCGCGTGCAGGGCTGCGCCTTCGGCGGCATGTTCTGCGGCGGCCAGACCTGGAAGCGCGTGAGCTGA